The following are from one region of the Pirellulales bacterium genome:
- a CDS encoding PEP-CTERM sorting domain-containing protein — translation MLHRSIVFCVAVGFIVTHAGVAYSGSISGSTIEVSGFPNSFQGNDQVTVTLNGFSATDTSDVDVVLVGPTGAALVLLGGAGGSTGFAPAPFNVTFDDTAASQVPTDLSSAGSFKPTQFGPIGSFPAPGPGLAYDSPATFGTSILGNLSAAGVFTNINLNGPWSLYVMDTVSKDSTKLTNGWSLNIALTADNFSRFTNSTPIIVPTVPEPGTLALILFGIASMAGIWLRRSTAATYSRFSIGK, via the coding sequence ATGCTGCATCGATCGATCGTCTTTTGTGTTGCCGTCGGCTTCATTGTCACGCATGCGGGAGTGGCCTACTCCGGCAGCATAAGCGGGAGCACGATTGAGGTGTCTGGGTTTCCGAACTCGTTCCAAGGAAACGACCAAGTTACTGTCACTTTAAACGGATTCAGCGCCACAGATACCTCGGACGTAGACGTGGTTTTGGTCGGGCCAACCGGCGCCGCCTTGGTGCTCCTAGGGGGCGCCGGCGGAAGCACCGGGTTTGCCCCTGCACCATTCAACGTCACGTTCGACGATACGGCGGCAAGTCAGGTACCTACAGATCTTTCGAGCGCGGGAAGTTTTAAACCGACGCAGTTTGGGCCGATCGGTTCGTTCCCGGCCCCCGGCCCAGGCCTAGCCTACGACAGCCCGGCCACTTTTGGCACCAGCATCCTTGGTAACCTGAGTGCAGCTGGCGTGTTTACGAATATCAACCTAAACGGACCATGGTCCCTTTACGTAATGGACACGGTTTCGAAGGACAGCACTAAGTTAACCAATGGGTGGAGTTTGAATATCGCTCTCACGGCCGACAACTTCTCAAGATTCACGAACAGCACTCCGATTATCGTCCCCACCGTTCCCGAGCCGGGCACTCTAGCACTTATCCTCTTTGGCATCGCGAGCATGGCTGGTATTTGGTTGCGAAGATCCACCGCGGCGACTTACTCCCGTTTCAGCATCGGGAAATAA
- a CDS encoding DUF1569 domain-containing protein, which translates to MSTTMLARRDLDFRSWPEVLADIDHLHRAGYQRAGNWDLSQILSHVGEGMRTAVHGFEHRGPWIVRKLVGPIIFKRILRQRRMKAGIRVPKWWLPGPTHDESDAVNRFRSDLTAFQELKSAPQPHPFFGTLSKSHWNDLVQIHASHHLSFLVPND; encoded by the coding sequence GTGTCGACAACCATGCTTGCGCGCCGCGACCTCGATTTTCGCTCGTGGCCCGAGGTCTTGGCCGACATCGATCACCTGCACCGCGCGGGCTATCAGCGAGCTGGCAACTGGGACTTGTCGCAGATTCTCAGCCACGTGGGCGAAGGGATGCGGACCGCGGTTCACGGCTTTGAGCATCGCGGTCCGTGGATTGTCCGGAAGCTAGTCGGCCCGATCATCTTCAAGCGGATCTTACGGCAGCGTCGCATGAAGGCCGGCATCCGCGTGCCCAAGTGGTGGCTTCCCGGGCCCACGCATGACGAGTCGGACGCCGTGAATCGCTTTCGCTCCGACCTGACGGCATTTCAGGAACTGAAGTCCGCGCCGCAGCCGCACCCCTTCTTCGGCACGCTCAGCAAATCGCACTGGAATGACCTGGTGCAAATTCACGCCAGTCACCATTTAAGCTTTCTGGTGCCCAACGACTAG
- a CDS encoding DUF1569 domain-containing protein produces MPTFDHGLNFRNLNDAAAYAQRCLDDGYERTGHWDLAQTCRHLSDWMKVPMDGTPKIPLLMNWVMAVVSRTIAPKMLRRILAECKMQSGLGTIAATVHPPEADAAAAVEEFAKTAARLTAHGGPWQWSPLFRTADREQSIGLQLVHCMHHFGRLKPRSVERGV; encoded by the coding sequence ATGCCGACTTTCGACCATGGGCTCAATTTCCGAAATCTGAATGACGCCGCTGCCTATGCGCAGCGATGCCTCGACGACGGCTACGAGCGGACAGGCCATTGGGACTTGGCCCAGACCTGCCGCCATCTGTCTGATTGGATGAAGGTGCCGATGGACGGTACACCGAAGATTCCGTTGCTCATGAACTGGGTGATGGCCGTCGTCAGCCGCACGATCGCGCCCAAGATGCTGCGCAGGATTCTGGCAGAGTGCAAAATGCAAAGCGGCTTGGGCACTATTGCCGCCACCGTGCATCCGCCGGAGGCCGACGCGGCAGCGGCGGTCGAGGAGTTCGCTAAGACGGCCGCACGGTTGACCGCCCACGGCGGGCCCTGGCAGTGGTCACCCCTCTTCCGCACGGCGGACCGCGAGCAGTCCATCGGCCTACAACTAGTCCACTGCATGCACCATTTTGGGCGCCTCAAGCCTCGTTCGGTTGAGCGCGGCGTCTAG
- a CDS encoding pseudouridine synthase, translated as MSEVINIAAYKFFPLADLQALRERLRAQCKLWKLRGTILLSPEGINLFVAGGRADIDLLLLELRGIPGLEGFQPKVSVSERQPFNRMLVRIKREIIAFGVPGIAPGLQTSPKVAPQELKRWLDEGRPITLLDTRNDYEVKLGTFKNALTLGLDHFRNFPAAVEDLPDDLKRRPLVMFCTGGIRCEKAGPYLEGIGFEQVFQLDGGILKYFDDCGSEHYDGECFVFDQRVGLDPNLATTENSLCFRCLTPLTVADQQDPRYVPEQSCPYCFLTDAEQMARTLAMRELAVRQATTPLPGSVPHDNDRPLKISAKHDGLQLLDALGEIFPHLTPDYWQERFDRQFILNTHGQAVAAEHCVRPGEVYLHRTPANIEPAVNAAIRLLHEDAAIVVVHKPAPLPLHPSGRFNRNSLQWILNQVYCPQKLRPVHRLDANTTGVVVFARTRHFASQLQTQFAAGDVEKHYLARIQGRPLEASFDCDAPIGVEAKELGGRAVDEQGLAARTEFRLLYGFSDGTTLVAARPITGRTNQIRVHLQHLGLPVCGEQAYLANHKLGEAQTHNVSDPPLCLHALRISFVHPMTKERVTFECPAPAWSERQS; from the coding sequence ATGTCCGAAGTCATCAATATCGCTGCCTACAAATTCTTCCCCTTGGCCGATCTGCAGGCATTGCGAGAGCGTTTGCGGGCCCAGTGCAAGCTCTGGAAGTTGCGCGGCACGATTCTCCTCAGTCCCGAGGGAATCAATCTGTTCGTCGCCGGCGGCCGTGCGGACATCGACTTGCTGCTACTAGAATTGCGCGGGATTCCGGGGCTGGAAGGGTTTCAGCCGAAAGTGAGCGTCAGCGAGCGGCAGCCCTTCAACCGCATGTTGGTTCGCATTAAACGCGAGATCATCGCCTTCGGCGTTCCCGGCATCGCGCCGGGCCTGCAAACGTCGCCGAAAGTCGCTCCCCAGGAACTCAAGCGTTGGCTCGACGAGGGACGCCCGATCACCCTCCTCGATACGCGGAACGACTATGAAGTCAAACTTGGCACGTTCAAAAACGCCCTGACGTTGGGGCTCGATCACTTTCGCAATTTTCCCGCCGCCGTCGAGGATTTGCCCGACGACCTCAAGCGGCGCCCGCTTGTGATGTTCTGCACGGGGGGCATTCGCTGCGAAAAGGCGGGGCCTTACCTGGAGGGAATCGGATTCGAGCAGGTGTTTCAACTGGACGGCGGAATTCTAAAATACTTTGACGACTGCGGCAGCGAGCACTACGACGGTGAGTGCTTCGTCTTCGACCAGCGCGTCGGCCTCGACCCCAATCTCGCGACAACGGAAAACTCACTCTGTTTCCGTTGCCTAACGCCGCTCACGGTTGCCGACCAACAAGATCCTCGTTATGTGCCGGAGCAATCCTGCCCGTATTGCTTTCTGACGGATGCCGAACAGATGGCTCGGACGCTGGCGATGCGCGAGTTGGCTGTTCGACAGGCGACCACGCCACTGCCGGGATCCGTGCCGCACGACAATGATCGGCCGCTGAAGATCTCGGCGAAGCACGACGGTCTGCAATTGCTGGACGCGCTGGGTGAAATCTTTCCCCATCTAACGCCCGATTACTGGCAAGAGCGGTTCGACAGGCAGTTCATTCTGAATACCCACGGCCAAGCTGTCGCCGCGGAGCATTGCGTTCGGCCCGGAGAGGTGTATCTGCACCGTACTCCCGCCAACATCGAACCGGCAGTGAACGCGGCAATTCGCCTGCTGCACGAGGACGCCGCGATCGTCGTCGTCCACAAGCCGGCCCCCTTGCCGCTGCATCCTTCTGGCCGATTCAATCGCAACTCGCTGCAGTGGATTTTGAATCAGGTCTACTGTCCGCAAAAACTGCGCCCCGTGCATCGGCTTGACGCCAACACGACCGGCGTCGTGGTCTTCGCCCGCACTCGACATTTTGCGAGTCAATTGCAAACTCAATTTGCGGCCGGCGATGTAGAGAAGCACTATCTGGCACGGATTCAAGGACGACCATTGGAAGCGTCGTTCGATTGCGACGCACCGATCGGCGTCGAAGCCAAAGAACTGGGCGGTCGTGCCGTCGACGAGCAGGGCTTGGCTGCGCGTACTGAGTTTCGCCTGCTGTACGGATTTAGCGACGGCACGACGCTAGTTGCGGCCCGCCCGATCACGGGGCGGACCAATCAAATTCGTGTGCATCTCCAGCACCTGGGCCTGCCTGTCTGCGGCGAGCAAGCGTATCTGGCGAACCACAAGCTCGGAGAGGCACAGACGCATAACGTCTCCGACCCACCGCTCTGCCTGCATGCGCTGCGTATTTCGTTCGTACATCCAATGACGAAGGAGCGGGTAACCTTCGAGTGTCCCGCCCCCGCGTGGTCGGAAAGGCAATCGTAG